GCTTTGCAACCGGCTCCGGGTAGTCGTGTCGGCTGAGAATATCGTCCAGCGTCGCACCCAATTGCACCGCACGGCCGCGTGCATCGAGTGTCTCGACTTGGAACGGCACAACCGCATCATCCCCGGCGAAGACGTATTCGTCGGAGCGCTTGGTGATGTCAGGCATATCAGACACGCGGGCGACCTCCTTCGAGACACCAGGCTAGAATGGCTTTTTGCGCATGCAACCGGTTTTCGGCTTCATCGAAAACGACCGAGTGCGGCCCGTCAATAACGGAATCCGTTACTTCTTCACCGCGATGGGCAGGCAGGCAGTGCATGAACAGGGCATCGGGATGCGCGTGCTTTATCAGGGCATCATTGACCTGATAGGGCATGAACACATTGTGGCCGCGCGCACGGCCT
This genomic stretch from Candidatus Hydrogenedentota bacterium harbors:
- a CDS encoding Hsp33 family molecular chaperone HslO; amino-acid sequence: MPDITKRSDEYVFAGDDAVVPFQVETLDARGRAVQLGATLDDILSRHDYPEPVAK
- a CDS encoding ornithine carbamoyltransferase, coding for GSEPESKYLAWAKSAGGNVKLTSDPIAAVEGVDCIVTDTWVSMGQEGRARGHNVFMPYQVNDALIKHAHPDALFMHCLPAHRGEEVTDSVIDGPHSVVFDEAENRLHAQKAILAWCLEGGRPRV